The genomic DNA tttttataaatttactgtttacaaatttttgatttttttttttaaatacttaggcttttctGTATCatgtatagattaccttagctatatttggcaaaacatttaggaattttggttctcaatgctcttcaacttcgtactttatttggcatttttaacttttttggattcgagcgtcactgatgagtcttttgtagacgaatcgCGCGGCTGgcgtatatattaaatttagtcATGGTAtcgatgatgagtttatttaaccCGACTACTTTAAGTATGTGCTTGtagaaagtttttttctttgtcatatctgttttgttttgttattgatttgtcaaattttagGCAAATGTTATTTTTCCTTCTGTTTGAAATTGTTGAAACTTTTTTGTCATGAGGAGACTTTTTAACCATCAATATTGTATGGGTTGTGGTCATTATTGAATGTTGTGCAGCTTATTGTTTTAATCTAATCAGGAAGATAATTCAAAATAGTTGGAAACAATAAgcaaaaaactaataaaaaaaatatttacaatttcaaGTTGAAAGGTTTAAGACAATgttagtagttatcaaaggtaccaggattatcattaatacgccagacacgcgttagATGTTTCGTATATTTATAAGTCCCTGGccaagttatataaaaaaaaaagacagttaTGTGTTTGGGgaccatttttgtctttttatcagTGATCTGTTTGACCATATGGAATATATCTGTTAGACTCAGATCGACGGCCGTTCCAAGAATTGATGTCACTCTGCGAAACATTCTCTTATCAGGCACTAATAGACGTCTAATGTGACTTTATGAATCAGAAAACGACGTCTGATCGATGAAAGTCTACACTTATCGCGATGTCTATCAATTtcattgaattatttatttttaaaatggatGTCTGTTTACTTTATCTGTATCGTTTTGTCGTTTTGTGAAGTAGCTTACAAAAACTGTAACTGTTTTCCTATATtagtatcaaaataaaaacaactgaaaatgacaataagacaatcattgatatcaaattgcatgttcatttatattaacaatttgTTGAAAGACGTTCAAATGCTCGACCTACCATCTcgttttcctttcttttttagATACATAAATGACATGTCGGTATAAatgttctcgtttgaattgttttactataagttatatggttcgctagtGAATCGTATAACGtatttatcggacgctggactCTTTCTGaggcgttttgttgaaaaataaacaatgaaacacaacagcATAAATAGAcgacgtcgccattaacgcgtcacgAAGCCCATATGAAATTTACTAAAACTATTATTATAAGCAATAACACTATACCTTCTCGTTTCACTTTTCACTCATATCagaataaaataagaattttaagGAAACGCTTATCTATTTGACCTACTAGTCATGTTCCTTTTTCAGTTTATACGATTTCCtcgatttttattttcttttagatTTATGAGATTTGATAAACAGTTAActactgtaaaaataaaatatgaaaaagttaaTTAGATTTACCTTTCCGAGGAGCACTGAATGTCAAGCAACCTTCGCAATTAAAAGAGGAgtaaagataccagaggaacagtccaactcgaaaataaactgacaaacgccatggctaaaaatgaaaaatacaaacagacaaataataatacacaagaaacaatatagaaaaataaaaaatgtgctAGACGAAATCAAACTAAAAACTTGTTGTGATATAAGGTGCTCCGGAAGTATCATGTTATGTTGAATTACTACCATTATGTGAATGCCATTGTGTATTGCAAATAACTGAGGTTTGACTAACTTTTTAACAGCTTTTATTGTTCTGGTATGAAAGTGTTTTGATATTAATCATCTAGACATTTGATGTAGACAAACAGATGATTAAGGTTTTCATCCCGATGTAAGTACATTTTTAACTTGCTTGTGACGTTACTTTTGGTGTAACTTTTGGTTCATTTCAGTTCGACATTTGATAAATTCAGATTACCAATATTTGGTTACAACATcatatgaattgttttttttgtaatcttgatCTGCTTTCACACCAGTTGTGAACTGCATGTCTCCTTGGGAACGACTTGTCCGTCAACAAGTCCTCCCACTGGCTGTTGTACATTATTTCCCCCATGTAAAAGGGCAATATATTTGGGTTATTTAAGggtgtttttatttaaatcattgtCGTTCTGAtgggtttgatttttttctaattctacAAATATCTGTTGTTAATGCATGCGAAAGAAAAGGTAACTTTATAAATTccaaaatgatgttttttttttgtttaatgtaatGTGCGTTTTTGacataaatgaaattttaatgtgTTAATTCCCCAATAATAATTCTACAatctaaactaaaaaaaatatgaagcatTTTGTGTGTTCAAGCATACCGTTTTCTCTTTCTTGCGTAAATTAAGACATAACTGTCTGGTGAAGGTTaaccaatatttatttttatagtttgattAACAGAATATATGTTTGTTACAGTCCCCGCTtcgatatttatatataaagtcttggtttttttttgcttggTTTTCGttctttggtgttttttttttattgtttaatatatagGATGTATTATTATTGTGGGTAGCAAAACATGGACTGCGTCAGGTCTATAACAGGGAAATCACCAAAACAGTGACTTCATTTCAAACTattaaagaattattttttacttgaaCAATCATatctatcaaaataaatataaatggcGAACGTTGCGGTCCAGGTATGACATAAACAACGGTATCTTTCAAacgtacaaaaaaatattaaacaatgaacgaaaaaaaagataaaacagaGCAACCAACGACAGGCACAACCCCAAAACTTTAACATTATATAGTCTCATATGGACTTCAGATAGGAACTGAATGTCTGCGTCACAAATGACATGTGATATGATGCATAATTAATAAGTACCACTGCAGAGAGGCAACCTAAATGATGTACTACGTCACGGCCATGTGTCACCCATAATTGGTGTATGCAAAAACAAAGCagaatatgaaatgaaaacggCAAGAgaaacttaaggtggtaccaaacaccttcactaaaattaatttggctcgtttaattttcataaaattttgacaaagtattaactttgaccctttgacaaaattataaaaatttctaaaaatttaaaCCAACCGTTtgatcagaaaaattacactggatctgagcgtcactgatgatcgagtcttatgtagacgaaacgcgcgtctggcgtataaaattataatcctggtatttttgataactagTTATATAGCACTTTGACAATCACTAATTTTGAACattgaaaagcttaatattcctttaacGACGCAACGTAATCAAAAGGTTTAACTGGTTTATTAGAGTTaactccctgtagtgttagatACCACCTTAACCCAATAAAACAGTGCTTGAGTTAAATAACCTTCCTCAACTTCTGTAAGCTCAtgatgttatattaaagttcgtATTGACCATAGTTGGTTTAATTTTGGGGGAAACTTACTTTTTCCGATGATTTAGTCTTGTATAGAAAGCATTTAAACAACTAATTTCCCCGAAAAATTGTACTAATTAAAATCTTGAATTTGCTTATAACATTGCTCTTGCTTGATTGAGTACAAGGATTTCCTACCACAGATAAGGTAACCTGTTGGAAAAATGTTAATTCCGGAGTCAAAAGTCAGTTATATGAAAATGAACTATTCTGTACTGGTCTGGAACCTTTTGAATAttatctatgttttattttgtaacctTTCTGGTTACTCAATCACTTTAGTAAGAGTAAACGGAGATTTCGTATAAACGGCAATGAAACAACATAGTTAACAGAACAGTTCAATAGTATACCGTTATAtttaatcaatatttctttacagGCGTACAACATCTTGCATTTAATCAATTTGCAAGTTTGCCTGTTAAAATTAATCAATTCACATATTTTCAACAATTGCGTCCAATACGAGTGTCGTATTAAACTCCTGCCCTTTAATGGTTGATAGCTCTGATTTCCACTGGCTTGCCATGGTATCATAAAATTTGTCCAGGTCGTTCAAAGACCAAGGAATTGACGCATCTTTAAGACTTTGAACAAAATAGGTACTGAAATCAATTACTTCTGTTTGGTTTAATGTTCCTGATGTACTGTCAAATGGCATCCATGACCCCCAGACGATCTCAATACCATTTTCACTTGTAAAATTTGTTGCAATTGCAATGTTTTGGTCTAGAAGAGTTTTACCCATAGTATCACCATCACCTGTCCAACAGCTTGGAGGGGAACTCGTACACGAACCATTCTCAAATACGTTTTGTGGTCCTGATGCATATGTGTGGGCTTCTATCATCAAATAGGTATCATTCTGGTAAATTGTCGGGTCTATTTTTTGTAGGCCTTCTGCATATTTCTCAGGAGATGCAAGAATAAGAATACGTTTCTCGTTGTTTCCACCTGTTTCGCGGATGATTTCAATGACAGAACGAGTCCAATCATTATAGCTGGATGCGTTTTTACGTAGGCTGTTTTCTGCACCAATTTCATTAAATAGGTTAAATGATACTCTGTAATCTTTATCCTTCAATTGCATTGCAACAGCTTTCCACCAATCAAAGTAACCTTGTCGATATTCCTCGGTGGCATCGAGTGCTGCTGCTTGGTTTATCCAAGAAATATAAGGTGTAACATTAAGACTAAGGCAATCATCTACAACCGTCTCTAAATCAGCTAAAAAATCTGTCATATTTAAACCGTCAAGATCTTGTCTGCATCGTAATCTCAAGTTTGTGAATCCTCTTTCAGCAACATCTTCGACGTCCTTTTTATCGTAGACttcatcaaaatttaattgttcaaaatatgtgGTTGCAAATCCTTGTTTCAGCACAATTTTGTAATCCTGAGGTGAAATTGGACTGCTTGAACCAAATACTCCCTCTAGGCTAAAGGAGCACAGAACCACTAGCAAAAGCAAAACCATCTTGGTAGGGCGCTTGTCTGTCTTCTATCTCTGTGTGACTTTAAATCGGACACtatagataaaaaaagacattattGTTGGATAGCAGAATTTACTCAAATAAAaagtatctttaaaaaatagtttaagtATGTACAAAGACAAAAGGCTAATTTGTGTCAGTATTTAACCACTCCTGAACCTTAAACATCATCATGCATTAATCCTCTATGTTAGTCCTCTCCCATgtgatatactagtattttaaGAATTTAGAAATGCATCAAAAAATAATAGAATGACAAATAACTCTAGCTTGCACATGATTTTGATGTCCTTgacaagtaaaatcacaaaaatactccgAGGAagattcaaaacggaaagtccctaattaaatcataaaacacatcaaacaaaaggacaacaactgtcatattcctgaaatTTGCCTTTGATAGTTGATTagttatacaaaaaaaagataacatcacaaacatactgaactcAAAGAAcaatcaaaacggaaagtcgtTAATCAAAGCACAAACAGATCAAACGAATagattacaactgtcatattcttgactagGTACATAGATTtgcttatgtagaaaatggtggattaaatctggttttgaAGCTAGCTAAAAGttttacttgtatgacagtcgcatcaaattccattacaccgacaacgatgcatgaacaataCGAACAgtcacaataggtaaaaatttcataaatccaCCTCTATTCTTTACATCTTAtacaaataatgtttgtgaCCTCTATCAAGGGTAAATATCATAGGCAATTAAACAAAAACGTTATTGTAAGTAACAACTGCTATATATTCACACAAATGGCCTAGGAATATCGACAAggttattttacatatatatctttacataaatacacaatatttaatcaagtaaaattatttcaagGATTTACATGGTGCTTGTTCGTCTAGTGCAAATCGTTCAAAtcgttaaattttttattacagtCACCAGTATGGATaacttaaatttgtttttttattgtattttttatttacagtttgacGTCCTGCACTGTTAAAAGTTTTTGCAAGAAAAGTGGGCATTttgccacatgtagagcagaatctgcttacccttccggagcacctgagataacccctagttttAGGTGGGGTTGGTGATGCTTattctatagttttctatgttatgtcatgtgtactattttttgtctttttcatttttagccatggcattgtcgatttatttttgattggtgagtttgactgtccccctggtatctttcgtccctctttggtaacagaaaatacaaataaactcaATTTTTAccttaataattaaaaaacgaattttaaaagaattcgAGTCGGTAATTATCACAAAAATTCGTCTTCATTCAAAACTGTGCCATGAATAAGCTTACAATAGAAACCAGGATAGAGGTATTTAACGTAAGGGTATGTtcggtctacaaaagactcatcagttacacTCGAACCAATAAAGTAAGAGGTTTAAGAGCataaagaattcaaaattcCGAATACAAATACAGTAATCTATGATAAAATCATGTTAATTCTTATTTCTTAccttgaagaccgtactttgacctataatagttattttttgcaaattgtgacttggatggtgagttgtttcattggcactcataccacatctccttttatatACTAATGAACCAGGTCaacaaattattattaatgTGTTCAACATAGTAAAATGTGTAAAACTCTTGAAATAAGCACAATACAGGATACGTTCTGATTATCTTACGGAATTGAAATGATGAATCAAATGGGTTAGTATGAAACAAGAaataagtaatttaaaaaatacatttaactaaCCCATTACGAAAGACATTAAAATACCCCATTAATGCAttccagttaaaaaaaatgttacagaaTAAAACATAATAGGCAAagaaagaatagagaataattgaGTCCTTAAAGAATGAATGCCAAAATTACAATATAAGGTAAAATATACTGATTATTGTAAATGACAAAGTCCTGAtctaaatttgtcatttaaatacagaaaaagtTCCTTTTATAAAGATACAGAATAATGAGCGAGAAAAAAGGAATACAGAAACGTGGGACTCCTCACACATACTTTCCTAAAATGAATTGTACTTAGTCGAGAGTAAAAAGAATTTACTCACCGTTGTTTTAAGCCTACAACTTTAAATGTCCTGCAGAATCAGTGTACACGTTTGCACTTTTTTATTactaaactttttaaaaaagcttATAAATCCTTTATTGCAATCTATTAGTTAATATGTAATTATATGCGCTGTTCCGTATGATTTTGTGTATGTGGATGTTAAATTAGACATGAAGCAATAAGTTATAGAATGACACATATATCAGAAATGCACATTTTATATTATGCAATTCCAGGTTAAAAAGACATCAGTCAAAATTTGCAACTGGTGCAGTATAATTGGTTGCGTTTATTGCGAAAATTTGATCGTTGGCGAAAAAAGGCGTTATTTCCATTATGACTAATAACATTTCAGCTGGTACCCAACACGCtggattttcataaaattttaacaaagtatttactttgatacttaaacaaaaatataaaaatttcaaacattttgatcCAACTattatatcagaaaaattacactggtcatatagcagtttgacaaacaccaatgtTGATCACTGAGAAGATtgatattccctttacaacacaacgtaattaaaatgtttagctaactttacagagttatctccctgtagtgaaAGGTACCATCTTAAATTAAGAGTTTATGGTTCTAAAAAGTTATACtaaaaaatgtatcttttagaagtttcagtctcgttgaaatctcgttctcgAATTATTCCCAAAACATGTGAttcaagtggaaaatatcagtgaatttaaaaaaaaaaacatttacaattaaACTTAACTCTGTGAATAAAAGAGTATTAAGAATGAGTAGGTTTTCAGTGATAAatcattcaaattttataaccaATCAAATCAGTCTCATTAGCCAAAATGTTAAAGGTAGATGAGAGGtacatgaaataattttaccaaaaaacatgtacattccatacctttttttcttttcaattttcttagatatgtatttttcaatgatctaaaacaaagaaattgaaataatatgcTTTTGG from Mytilus trossulus isolate FHL-02 chromosome 8, PNRI_Mtr1.1.1.hap1, whole genome shotgun sequence includes the following:
- the LOC134682129 gene encoding cellulase/esterase CelE-like is translated as MVLLLLVVLCSFSLEGVFGSSSPISPQDYKIVLKQGFATTYFEQLNFDEVYDKKDVEDVAERGFTNLRLRCRQDLDGLNMTDFLADLETVVDDCLSLNVTPYISWINQAAALDATEEYRQGYFDWWKAVAMQLKDKDYRVSFNLFNEIGAENSLRKNASSYNDWTRSVIEIIRETGGNNEKRILILASPEKYAEGLQKIDPTIYQNDTYLMIEAHTYASGPQNVFENGSCTSSPPSCWTGDGDTMGKTLLDQNIAIATNFTSENGIEIVWGSWMPFDSTSGTLNQTEVIDFSTYFVQSLKDASIPWSLNDLDKFYDTMASQWKSELSTIKGQEFNTTLVLDAIVENM